In Longimicrobiales bacterium, a single window of DNA contains:
- the menH gene encoding 2-succinyl-6-hydroxy-2,4-cyclohexadiene-1-carboxylate synthase: MRYPVMLHGFTGSSASWGDRIVDGLAASGNAPVLVDLPGHGRLGGDREPGRFLLKSAMDLVERAGIWPSDLCGYSMGGRIALHYALSRPERVRRLVLESSSPGLETEAERSSRRTSDNDLAARIEEGGIEAFVDGWERLPLFESQAGSDPLALSRQREIRLANDPVGLAQSLRHSGTGVLPSLWERLPEITVPTLIVVGILDTKFVEIGARMCALVPHARLVVVPDAGHCVHFERPHAWLDAVATFLSEN, encoded by the coding sequence GTGCGTTACCCGGTGATGTTGCACGGCTTCACGGGTTCTTCTGCCTCGTGGGGTGATCGGATCGTCGATGGCCTCGCGGCATCGGGTAATGCTCCGGTTCTCGTCGACCTTCCCGGACATGGACGTCTGGGGGGCGATCGGGAGCCGGGGCGTTTCTTGTTGAAATCAGCGATGGACCTCGTGGAACGAGCCGGAATTTGGCCGAGTGACCTCTGCGGGTACTCCATGGGCGGCAGGATTGCGCTGCACTATGCGCTGAGTCGCCCGGAGAGGGTTCGTCGGCTTGTGCTGGAGTCGTCGAGTCCGGGACTCGAAACGGAAGCGGAGCGGAGTTCGCGAAGGACCTCGGATAATGACCTCGCTGCCCGGATCGAAGAGGGTGGCATCGAGGCTTTTGTGGACGGATGGGAGAGGCTGCCGCTCTTCGAGTCTCAGGCCGGCTCGGATCCGCTGGCGCTGAGCCGCCAGCGTGAAATCAGGCTCGCGAATGATCCGGTGGGACTCGCTCAATCACTGAGGCATTCGGGAACCGGCGTTCTTCCGTCCTTGTGGGAGCGGTTGCCTGAGATCACTGTGCCGACGTTGATTGTGGTCGGTATATTAGATACGAAGTTCGTCGAAATCGGGGCCCGAATGTGCGCCCTGGTTCCCCACGCGCGCTTGGTAGTGGTGCCTGATGCCGGGCACTGTGTGCACTTTGAACGACCCCATGCATGGCTCGACGCGGTGGCAACATTTCTGTCGGAAAATTAA